The sequence CTGAACGGGTTATGGGTTTTGAAAGCAGAAATTCAATAGTTTTTTCGCTTTCTTCTTTTGATAATATGCTGGAGGCTAGAATCATCGCATATATACTTCCAAAAAGCATGATGAACGTATATGCTTCTGTACCGTAATATCCCAATATATTGCTGAAACTCAGTCTATTCATATTGAAAGCAGCTAAAAGCGCTTTGGGATATGCTTTCAGGATGGCTTCAAATTGTTTAGATTGTTCGGCAATAGTTGGATAAAAAAGTATTAATAAAGCATTTAATGAAACCATAGATGCTGTCCATATTATAAAGCTTTTAATATTCCTTTTTAATTCTCTAAAAAATATGTTCATATTAACCTACCTCTTTTTCATAATAATGCATGAATATTTCTTCAAGGGATGGATCTTCTATTGATAGATTTTCAATATCATATTGAACAAGTTGTTTAATAAGATCATTTATTTTACCGATGTAGAGAAATTCGACAAACCGTTCGTTTTTACTTATACTCACCATCCCTGGTATTTTAATGTGATCAACCATTTCGATTTTGCTAAATTCTAGTTTTATTCGCTTAAAATTATCTGACATCAGCTTCTCCATTTCTTCAACCTTTAGAATTTTCCCTTCTTTTATAATCGCTACTCGGGTGCACAGTTTTTGGACTTCGCTCAATATATGGGAAGAGAAGAATATAGTTACTCCTTTTTTGTTTTCTTCTCTTAAGACCTCAAAAAATCTGTTTTGCATAAGAGGATCAAGGCCCACTGTGGGTTCGTCCAGTATCAATAGTTTCGGCTCATGCAAAAGTGCCTGTATGATGGCCACCTTTTTCTTATTACCAAATGATAGCTCTTCTATCCTTTTATTAAGGGGCACTTCAAATACGTCGCTGAGATAATTTATCCTCTTGCTACAGTCTTTTTTATAAAATTTTGCGGAATACTGAAGGATGTCTTTAATTTTCATATCATCATAATAATTTACTTCTGAAGGAATATAGCCCAGGTTCATTTTTATTTTATGCGATTCATTTGTGCAATCCATATCAAATATCTTGGCACTGCCACTGGTAGGATGCAAAAAGCCTAATAGAGTCCTTATTGTTGTGGATTTTCCCGCTCCATTCGGGCCAATGAAGCCAAATACCTCGCCTTCTTTGACATTAAAACTGACATCAATTATGCCTCTGGATCTACCATAGTACTTGGTCAATTTATTGATTTCAATGACATTTTTCATATAAATACCTCCAAAAACTGTATCTACAAAATAAAGCCTTTTAATTTATATTTGATGCTTGGTCTCACTTCTGCCTTTACATAGATTCCTTTCTCGCCATATTTTTCTTCAATAATTTTTGCATTTTCCTTTAAATAGTTATATTCGCTTATATTTTTATAAGGAATATTAAATTCAATAATCTCAACATCTGTGAATACCAGGTCATCTATTGCTTTTAATAAAACATCCAGACCTATTTTTTCTTTGGCGGATATATAAATGTGTTTATCATCATTTTGCGGCACAAAGTCTAATAAGTCTATCTTGTTGTACACATTTAATATTGGCTTTTCAGCAGCTCCCAGATCGTACAGCACATTTTGAACCACTTTTATTTTTTCTTCCATGTCCTTTGAGGTAATATCTATTACATGGAGCAGGATATCGGCGTATTTTGCTTCTTCCAGCGTGGATTTAAATGCCTCAACGAGGTCATGGGGAAGCTTTCGAATAAACCCGACTGTATCGGTTATTATGACATTCCTTCCCGAAGGCAAGGTAAGCCTTCTGGACGTTGGGTCCAGAGTGGCAAAAAGTTTATCTTCAACGTATACGTTGGCATCGGTAAGAGCGTTGATAAGAGAGGATTTACCGGCATTTGTATATCCGACTATTGCTACTATAGGTATCTCATTTTTCCTTCGTCTCTCCCTGAGTAAATTTCTGTGCTTTTTTATTTCATCGAGTTGTTTTTCAATGGCTTTTATTCTGTTTCTAATATGCCTTCTATCGGTTTCAAGCTTTGTTTCGCCAGGACCTCGTGTACCTATACCGCCACCCAAGCGAGATAATTCAGTGCCTATACCTATAAGCCGTGGAAGGCGATATTTAAGCTGTGCCAGTTCAACCTGCAGCATACCTTCCTTTGATCTGGCCCTTTTTGCAAAAATATCGAGAATTAAATTGGTTCTGTCTATGACCTTTACCCCAAGTGCATCTTCAATATTCTTAAGCTGTATGCCGCTTAGTTCATCGTTACAGATGACTAAATTGGCGTTGGTAGCGTCAATGTAATGTTTTACCTCTTCAATTTTACCCCTTCCGATATAAAAAGCTTTATCGATGACATGGCGCTGTTGAATCACTTCTCCAACAACTTCAGCTCCAGCAGTCTTTGCCAGCTCTTTTAATTCCTCTATGCTTTCTTTATCTGAGTCATTCAATATTGCTGCTACAAGGATAGCCTTTTCTACTTCTATGTTATTATTAATGATTTTTTCCATACATTCACCTCTTTTACCGCAGTACACATTTGCCATATTCTTCACTTTACATTATTGTAACACATATGTAATGATTTCTCTATATTTACAGACAAACAGCTTACTTCCGATTTTGGATTTAAATAATTTTGCAGCATTCAAATTGCAAACTTAAGGCAATTAATAATTTGCTTGATTTTTATTTTAATAAATATTATAATGAAATTAAATTATATTAAGCAATAGGTTAAATATATTAATGTGTAATCATGATATAAGGTAGGTCAAGTAATTAAGGGGGGATTTGTCAAATGACTGAAGCTCAAGAGAGGGATGTTGTATCATGGAAGGTGATAAAACGTTTGTTGCTTTTTATTAGGCCTCACATGGTTTGGCTGATTTTAATGGTCATTACGTCTCTTGTTTTAGCGGGTCTTAATATTTTGAATGCTTACGCGTTAAAAGGAGCGATAGATGCTACATTATCCCATGCTATGGGGCAACTTTCGAAATATCTATACCTTGTAATAGCGGCTATGGTAGTGGAAATACCCGTATCTATGCTGAGGACTTATGCTACAGGAAGATTTTCTGAGAAGAGCCTTTATGATATCAGACAACATACCACAGAGCATATAAGTAAGCTGCCGGTTTCATATCTTGAAAAACATCCATCAGGTGACCTTGTTTCAAGGCTTACCAATGATATTTCCCTGCTACAGGGATTTCTTCAAGGGAGTTTAAGCGAGTTAATATCACAGCCTCTGACATTTATAGCAGCTGTCATATATGTATTTATTATAAGCTGGAAGTTGACCCTATTTAGTATTGTAGCAGTACCATTACTTATGTGGCTTACAATAAAGCTGAGCGAGCCTATAGAGAAATACACCAAAAGTCAGCAGGAGTCTTTATCGAATGTTAATTCTATTGCTCAGGATTCTATATCGGGTCTTGTAGTTACCAAATCTTTTACCCTTGAGGGTGTTATGCTTAGAAAATATAACGACGCTGTAGATAAGGCGCTGAGTAAGGCTTTGAAAGTTGCGAAGGTGCAGGCTGTTTTAGAGCCTGTAAGAGCTTTCATGCAGATGGCACCTTTTATGGTTACTTTTGCCTATGGCGGGTATCTGGCTATAAACAATCAGATGACATTTGGTGGTGTTTTGGCTTTTATAAACCTATTAAATTTTGTTGTAAATCCTATTACATTGATACCCAGGCTGATAAGCTCTTTTAGATCCACGACTGCTGCAGCCAGAAGAATTTTTGAAGTGTGGGACGAACCGCAGGAGAGATCTGACGGCAAGGTATTTTCTGTGGATAAAAATGCGGCGGCGATATCCTTTGATAATGTGTGTTTTTCTTACAACGAAAATGAAAAATTGCTTTTTGATCACTTGAGCTTTGAGATATATAGCGGTGAAACCGTGGCTCTTGTAGGGCCCAGTGGTTGTGGCAAAAGCACGGTGTTAAAGCTTATAACGGGTTTTTATAAGCCAACGACAGGTAGGATATTAATTTATGGTCACGACATGGAAGAATGGAGTTTAGAGGGTGTTCGCGATTTGATATCGGTGGTATCGCAGGATACATATCTTTTCCCAGATAGCATATATGAAAATATAGCTTATGGGAAAAAAGATGCATCGGAGAGTGAGATAAAGGAGGCGGCAAGGTTAGCAGGTATACATGATTTTATAGAGAATCTTCCAGATAAATATAACACTATGGTCGGCGAAAGGGGCGTGAAGTTATCAGGAGGGCAAAGGCAAAGAATAGCTATCGCGAGGGCCATTCTCAAAAATGCGCCGATACTGCTGTTAGATGAAGCTACATCGGCTCTGGATACAGAATCGGAGTACTATATTCAGCAATCCCTTGAAGATTTGATGAAAGGTAGAACCAGTCTGGTGATCGCCCACAGGCTTTCTACCATAAAAAATGCCGATAGGATTTTGGTAATGAACAATGGTAAAATTGTAGAAACGGGGACCCATGATGAACTCTACAATAGTGATAGCCTTTACAGACAGCTTTATTTAAAGCAATATCAGCTGGATGAAGAAGCTAATGGTGTGGCATAACAATCATTAGTGAATTAAAGGCTGGTATATTAAGGCGGGCATTTAGCGAGCATTTATTAAGGGGGGTTTAGATGTGATACTTAAAAACAACAGGCTGCTGAGGCTTCTGTCTTATATGGGTCCGAGGTTGGCATTATATATTCCAACTCTAATAATCAGCAGCTTTCAATCTTTGGCATTTAACTATTTTGCATCGATAGGCCTCAAGTTTTTAGCAGATGCAGCAGTACGACATGATAGGGCTCTTCTTTTAAAAAGCTTAATGTACTTGGTTTTTGGGCCACTCGCTATAATGGTTATTGCGCCCTTCGTCTCTTACGCTTTTGATTATTGCGCTAGAAAAACTACAGCTGATATAAGAAAAAGGTTGTTTGAGCATATTCAGAAATTAAAAATGAGCTATATAGAAGGCCAACATTCAGGCGACCTTATATCAAGGCTTACTAACGATGTTCAGACGGCTGAGAGCGCTTATAGCTGGCAATTGCTCATGCTTATGATGTCGTTGGTATCGGGTATTGGCTCAGGTATAATCATATTTTATATGAACTGGAAAGTGGCCTTGATCGCTATAGTGATAGGTCTTGCCAATACTTATGTGTATTCCCTGTTTACCAATCCCTTGAGAAAAACCAGCGATGAGGTCCAAAAAGCTCTGTCAAAAGCCACTCAAAAGCTCTCTGATATATTGGCAGGTACCCATGTGATAAAGCTATTTAATATATCAAAAACCATTGTGCAAAAATATGCAGATATAAATGTGCAGATTTACAATTGGGCGATGAGGCGTACGATTCAAAACGCTGAACTCAACGCTATAGGTATATTTTTTGGCTTTATGAGTTTTGTTGGTATTATTGTGATAGAGCTTGTAATGGTTATACATGGGGAGTTAACCTTTGGCACAGCAATCGCGATAGTCCAGATGATGAATGGACTTTTTTGGATGTTCAACGCGGTGGGCAATTTTCTGACACAGATACAAGCATCGTTGGCAGGTGCTCAACGGGTTTTTGATATACTGGATATGCCTGTTGAGCCAATTGTTGTAGAAGAAAAATCGGATTTTCGTGTAAGTGTTACTGCAAGTGAAAATAGTTCTAAGCGAATTGCTGTAGAGTTTAAAGATGTATATTTTTCATATGACAACAGAAATTATGTTCTCAACGGCTTGAGCTTTAAAGTACCTGAAGGTAATGTGGTGGCATTAGTAGGCCCCAGTGGCGGCGGCAAGAGTACGGTGTTTAAGCTGCTTCTCAACTTTTATAAGCCTGATTCTGGCGAAATACACCTTTTTGCTAAACCGCTATCCAACTATAAACTAAGTCAGTTGCGCCGATTGATTGCATATGTGCCTCAGGATAACTATCTTTTCAATGGTACTATTGCTGAGAACATAGGCTATGGCAGACCCGGTGCCTCAATGGACAAGATAGTAGAAGCAGCTAAAGCTGCTTACGCCCACGATTTTATAATGCAATTTCCTAAAGGATATGATACCGAGGTGGGAGAACGGGGAGTCAGCCTATCAGGTGGTCAGAGGCAGAGGATAGCCATAGCTCGTGCTCTTTTGAAAGATGCCCCTGTATTGTTGCTGGATGAAGCCACTTCTTCTCTGGATTCAGAATCAGAGCAACAGGTGCAAAAAGCGCTGGAAGTGTTGATGGAAGGGCGTACTACTATTGTAGTAGCCCACAGGCTTTCAACTATTCAAAACGCCGATATTATTTATGTCATATCCAACGGTAGAGTAGTAGAATATGGCAAACACAGTGAATTGCTCCACAATGAGGGATTGTATAAGGAACTTTATAGTCTTCAGTTTGCATGATATATTGTTATTTTGATATTAAACCTGGGTTACGGGTTTTACATTAAAATTAGACCTGTATTCGGTTTCTGTCCACAATACCCTTTGAGCTACCATAGCTTCTGGATTCAACTTAACATCTTTTAATATCATTTCTTTGAATTTATTATATCCAGCTCTGTCAATGAGGTGTCCGCCATGGATGTATTCGGGTTTGTTGTTCATAACATAAGCAGAAAATGCTTCCCAGTTTTTAAGTACACCTAAAACCACATCTTCTGTAACCCAGTTTAAAAAGATTTTGCCCATACGAGGTGTTTGTTTCCCGGTTCTGCCGCCGATCAATACCCTGTAGAATTTTTTGGGATTTCTGGTCCATGCACCGGTTGGACATACCAGTACGCATTCGCCACACCCAACGCAGCAGCAGGTATCCTTTACGATCTTTCCTTTTTCTACAGATAGCACACCTGTGGCATGATGGGCACATGCTTCTACACATTTTTTGCACCCTATACAGCGTTCATAATCGTACTCTGTTTTTGTAATGCCGATTATGCCAAAATCATTGAAATGAGCTTTAGCACAGTCGTTAGGACATCCTGCTATGCTTATCTTTATATGATAGTCGCTGGGGAATATGACTTTTTCTATCTTTCTGGCAAGGTCAGTTGTATCAATATTGGCTTTTATACAGTGGCGATTTCCTATGCAAGCCATTATATTACGAGCGCCTATAGTTGGATACCCGTTGTCATCAACTACCATATCGACACCGCATAAATTTACTTCAATTTCTTCGATATATGGTCTTATATATTTGTTAACCTCATCTATATACTCATATTTGATCCCTGGTATTGAAATGGTCTGCCTGACTCCCAGGTGAAATTCTCCGTTTCCCCAGGTTTCTGCGATATGCTGAAAAAATGATAGATATTTGGCATCTATAACACCGCCGGGAACGCGCATCTGGAGCATGAACTCACCGCGCACTTTTGACTGACGATAGCAATTTCTTCGAACCTTTTTTACATCTATATCGTAACTCATATAATTATCCCTCCGATTAATCCAACAGATTTTTTGCTTTAGTATAATTAAAGACAGGCCCTTCCAGGCAAACATATGTCTCATTTATCTTGCAATGGCCACACTTGCCGACGCCACAGGACATTTTCCTTTCAAAAGACAACCAGATTTTATCTTCAGGTACTCCGTTCTTTAAACATTCTAAAGCGGCAAAGTGCATCATAACAGGAGGACCTACGATTACTACATTGTAATTCTCAAAGCTGTCAAATGGTATTTTCTTAATGTGTTCTGTAACAAGGCCGACCTCAAAGCCTTCTATCTTATCTTTATCAAGAGTATAAATTGTGTTAAACCTGCTTCTAAAATTATTTAAATCCTCTTTGAAAAGTATACTCTTTTCGTCCTTAAATCCCGCAATGAAATGCAGAGAGTGTATTTCATCTGGATGTTCATAAAAATACTTTAAAAGGCTTCTGACAGGAGAAACCCCGGTACCACCGGCGATGACCACCAAATCTTTACCCTTAAAATCATCTACAGGGAATGAATTACCATAAGGGCCTCGCATAAATATCTTGTCGCCGGGTTTTAAATTGAATATTTCATTGGTGAGTTTTCCTACTTTTCGTATGGTGAGTTCTACCCAATTTTCTCCCATAGAACTTACCGATATAGGACCTTCTCCGATTTTAGGTAAAGACACCTGAAAGAATTGTCCATGCTTTACCTTTGCATTGGTCTCTACCCTGAAAGTATATTCATTTTCTGTTTCGTGTATGATATCGATTATTTTATGGGGAACTGGAAGCATTATATTTTCACTCATTTACTTTACCTCCTTTTTTCCACTTTTCTACTTCATTATACAGGCGATTAATGGTAGCAGGAAAGGATATTAGTTCAGGACATCTTTCATCACATCGTCCGCATCCTACGCACATGTGCTCATCTTTGAAGCGGGCTTTATAATCATAAATTTTATGCAGGGTTCTGAATCTCATCCGCTCTCCCGCGGTTTTCCTGAAGCTCAGTCCACCTGCCATTGTCGTGAAATCTTCGTGCATACAGCTGGCCTGAACCCTTCTCCTCTCACCAACTTTTCCGTTTTCGGTGTATGTTACGTCTAATGTGTTAAAACAGCTACAGGTTATACATACCGCGTTACAGGCTCCACAGCTTATGCACCTAGAATTATAACTTTTCCACATATCGAGGTCGTAGATTTTCTCTAACATTTCCTGGCTATCAATTTCAGGGATGTTAACTTTTGTCGGATTAGAGGTGACGAATTCAGGGGTAAATTCTACTTCTTTTTCATTGGCAAATAAATTGATAAATTCGTCATCTTTTACTTCGATTAATATGTTATCATCGTCAAATCTAACAGCTAAGCTATAGTTATCGGTTTTATTGGAACCCATTGAGACACAGAAGCAACTATCCCAGCCCTCTTTGCATTCCATTAAAATAAATTTTACTTTTTCTCGCAAACGCTTGTAGTAGATATCTTCTGTTCCCCCGTTTTTGAGAAAAATAGTATCAAGTCGTCTAAATCCATTTATATCACAGGGTCGGGCGAATATCAGAATCTTTTTGTCATCCACCTTGCTTTCCATGTATTCATACTCGGTAAAATAGAATAGTGCCTGGGTAATCGGATATATCACTTCCTTTGGTGAAAAATCTGATTTCTCATCGTA comes from Caldanaerobius fijiensis DSM 17918 and encodes:
- a CDS encoding ABC transporter ATP-binding protein: MKNVIEINKLTKYYGRSRGIIDVSFNVKEGEVFGFIGPNGAGKSTTIRTLLGFLHPTSGSAKIFDMDCTNESHKIKMNLGYIPSEVNYYDDMKIKDILQYSAKFYKKDCSKRINYLSDVFEVPLNKRIEELSFGNKKKVAIIQALLHEPKLLILDEPTVGLDPLMQNRFFEVLREENKKGVTIFFSSHILSEVQKLCTRVAIIKEGKILKVEEMEKLMSDNFKRIKLEFSKIEMVDHIKIPGMVSISKNERFVEFLYIGKINDLIKQLVQYDIENLSIEDPSLEEIFMHYYEKEVG
- the hflX gene encoding GTPase HflX, whose amino-acid sequence is MEKIINNNIEVEKAILVAAILNDSDKESIEELKELAKTAGAEVVGEVIQQRHVIDKAFYIGRGKIEEVKHYIDATNANLVICNDELSGIQLKNIEDALGVKVIDRTNLILDIFAKRARSKEGMLQVELAQLKYRLPRLIGIGTELSRLGGGIGTRGPGETKLETDRRHIRNRIKAIEKQLDEIKKHRNLLRERRRKNEIPIVAIVGYTNAGKSSLINALTDANVYVEDKLFATLDPTSRRLTLPSGRNVIITDTVGFIRKLPHDLVEAFKSTLEEAKYADILLHVIDITSKDMEEKIKVVQNVLYDLGAAEKPILNVYNKIDLLDFVPQNDDKHIYISAKEKIGLDVLLKAIDDLVFTDVEIIEFNIPYKNISEYNYLKENAKIIEEKYGEKGIYVKAEVRPSIKYKLKGFIL
- a CDS encoding ABC transporter ATP-binding protein; this encodes MTEAQERDVVSWKVIKRLLLFIRPHMVWLILMVITSLVLAGLNILNAYALKGAIDATLSHAMGQLSKYLYLVIAAMVVEIPVSMLRTYATGRFSEKSLYDIRQHTTEHISKLPVSYLEKHPSGDLVSRLTNDISLLQGFLQGSLSELISQPLTFIAAVIYVFIISWKLTLFSIVAVPLLMWLTIKLSEPIEKYTKSQQESLSNVNSIAQDSISGLVVTKSFTLEGVMLRKYNDAVDKALSKALKVAKVQAVLEPVRAFMQMAPFMVTFAYGGYLAINNQMTFGGVLAFINLLNFVVNPITLIPRLISSFRSTTAAARRIFEVWDEPQERSDGKVFSVDKNAAAISFDNVCFSYNENEKLLFDHLSFEIYSGETVALVGPSGCGKSTVLKLITGFYKPTTGRILIYGHDMEEWSLEGVRDLISVVSQDTYLFPDSIYENIAYGKKDASESEIKEAARLAGIHDFIENLPDKYNTMVGERGVKLSGGQRQRIAIARAILKNAPILLLDEATSALDTESEYYIQQSLEDLMKGRTSLVIAHRLSTIKNADRILVMNNGKIVETGTHDELYNSDSLYRQLYLKQYQLDEEANGVA
- a CDS encoding ABC transporter ATP-binding protein — translated: MILKNNRLLRLLSYMGPRLALYIPTLIISSFQSLAFNYFASIGLKFLADAAVRHDRALLLKSLMYLVFGPLAIMVIAPFVSYAFDYCARKTTADIRKRLFEHIQKLKMSYIEGQHSGDLISRLTNDVQTAESAYSWQLLMLMMSLVSGIGSGIIIFYMNWKVALIAIVIGLANTYVYSLFTNPLRKTSDEVQKALSKATQKLSDILAGTHVIKLFNISKTIVQKYADINVQIYNWAMRRTIQNAELNAIGIFFGFMSFVGIIVIELVMVIHGELTFGTAIAIVQMMNGLFWMFNAVGNFLTQIQASLAGAQRVFDILDMPVEPIVVEEKSDFRVSVTASENSSKRIAVEFKDVYFSYDNRNYVLNGLSFKVPEGNVVALVGPSGGGKSTVFKLLLNFYKPDSGEIHLFAKPLSNYKLSQLRRLIAYVPQDNYLFNGTIAENIGYGRPGASMDKIVEAAKAAYAHDFIMQFPKGYDTEVGERGVSLSGGQRQRIAIARALLKDAPVLLLDEATSSLDSESEQQVQKALEVLMEGRTTIVVAHRLSTIQNADIIYVISNGRVVEYGKHSELLHNEGLYKELYSLQFA
- the asrC gene encoding sulfite reductase subunit C, which codes for MSYDIDVKKVRRNCYRQSKVRGEFMLQMRVPGGVIDAKYLSFFQHIAETWGNGEFHLGVRQTISIPGIKYEYIDEVNKYIRPYIEEIEVNLCGVDMVVDDNGYPTIGARNIMACIGNRHCIKANIDTTDLARKIEKVIFPSDYHIKISIAGCPNDCAKAHFNDFGIIGITKTEYDYERCIGCKKCVEACAHHATGVLSVEKGKIVKDTCCCVGCGECVLVCPTGAWTRNPKKFYRVLIGGRTGKQTPRMGKIFLNWVTEDVVLGVLKNWEAFSAYVMNNKPEYIHGGHLIDRAGYNKFKEMILKDVKLNPEAMVAQRVLWTETEYRSNFNVKPVTQV
- the asrB gene encoding anaerobic sulfite reductase subunit AsrB, producing MSENIMLPVPHKIIDIIHETENEYTFRVETNAKVKHGQFFQVSLPKIGEGPISVSSMGENWVELTIRKVGKLTNEIFNLKPGDKIFMRGPYGNSFPVDDFKGKDLVVIAGGTGVSPVRSLLKYFYEHPDEIHSLHFIAGFKDEKSILFKEDLNNFRSRFNTIYTLDKDKIEGFEVGLVTEHIKKIPFDSFENYNVVIVGPPVMMHFAALECLKNGVPEDKIWLSFERKMSCGVGKCGHCKINETYVCLEGPVFNYTKAKNLLD
- the asrA gene encoding anaerobic sulfite reductase subunit AsrA, whose protein sequence is MSYCVNVKRMDEILKKLQKEYKVYAPVRFEKRGRYSDTDLIRYAEINSIKDVVYDEKSDFSPKEVIYPITQALFYFTEYEYMESKVDDKKILIFARPCDINGFRRLDTIFLKNGGTEDIYYKRLREKVKFILMECKEGWDSCFCVSMGSNKTDNYSLAVRFDDDNILIEVKDDEFINLFANEKEVEFTPEFVTSNPTKVNIPEIDSQEMLEKIYDLDMWKSYNSRCISCGACNAVCITCSCFNTLDVTYTENGKVGERRRVQASCMHEDFTTMAGGLSFRKTAGERMRFRTLHKIYDYKARFKDEHMCVGCGRCDERCPELISFPATINRLYNEVEKWKKGGKVNE